In Lathamus discolor isolate bLatDis1 chromosome 12, bLatDis1.hap1, whole genome shotgun sequence, a genomic segment contains:
- the CUX2 gene encoding homeobox protein cut-like 2 isoform X4 gives MAADVGSMFRYRTRFDVRRLQVIALSKRSKEAETAFLSVYKQLIEAPDPAPVLEAARSLEDRLQQLQRLEPEPSHLKDLNRPWKKHPELISTKERREGTSPAVAEPPQPGIEGKAPCTETLLQSNEAEQQKGLQEAQVTLAARLGEAEEKIKVLHAALKATQTELLELRCKYDEEAASKADEVAMIMTNLEKANQRAEAAQREVESLREQLAAVNSSLRLACCSPSGTAGQDKVNYSMCSGSRLEAALAAKDREILRLLKDVQHLQSSLQELEESSANQIAELEGQLAAKNEAIEKLEEKLQAQADYEEIKTELSILKAMKVASASCSLPQASAAARAGTLTGLWRPCQPCRRCLRRPFPSRLGSLQSISKAEEALLLGKEAFYPSQKYLLEKPSLMASTEEDHSEDESGKDSLGMEQPYPSPQHAPAEEAASPTPIPPLPGPGLAPEGPRTFSLSPFPGGERLSGEPKAPQLPTPSYKSESTGVGPPFPSGIFGAKSSTAHPGGTAPATSPPGEPTESSTSSNTEEEQLDTAEIAFQVKEQLLKHNIGQRVFGHYVLGLSQGSVSEILARPKPWHKLTVKGKEPFIKMKQFLSDEQNVLALRTIQVRQRGSITPRIRTPETGSDDAIKSILEQAKKEIESQKGGEPKTSSASQAVANGAGGSSSEDAIKSILEQARREMQAQQQALLEMESGGSGRPGDTPPTERSTLATVSQNIVPTYVKQEEGNGASPGPPQTPLAVLSPAAFVQSIIRKVKSEIGDAGSYFDQHWASERSLLSRPYTSVSPSLSSSSSSYSSMANGRGWPRGEPGEGGTNEDELLPADDEPHRLTEVKAEGAGTEPAAGGRLSYYPTYVPRTLKPTVPPLTPEQYEMYMYREVDTLELTRQVKEKLAKNGICQRIFGEKVLGLSQGSVSDMLSRPKPWSKLTQKGREPFIRMQLWLTDQLGQGISQQPTPSQGSLPSPIPPSPLTPLPRCHTASPVEPQPSPSPPPSPAEHEKGCQEPLTLALESSKENQQPESRSTPALGGKTYPNSQGPVGIQEIVAMSPELDTYSITKKVKEVLTDNNLGQRLFGESILGLTQGSVSDLLSRPKPWHKLSLKGREPFVRMQLWLNDPLNVEKLRDMKKLEKKAYLKRRYGLMSAGSDSESPSARSECASPSLQPQDLSLLQIKKPRVVLAPEEKEALKKAYQLEPYPSQQTIELLSFQLNLKTNTVINWFHNYRSRMRREMLVEGAPDNDTDPEQSSGTPIPVHRAPHSPDSDTEDRKPVFAGGEHPCAAVKVKEEQGEAGGWGRRRDSHSPAGAAEGTGPPQEDRGAAPHAAAPSAGSLPRRGGRAGAATVGPPPPPPPHPDSSQSSSGSSRCSLEVSPTSPSAASSPGLAGSASPGPSSAGPVSPALPPAPGPRLSTSVQRRHEKMANLNNIIHRLERAANREEALEWEF, from the exons gTGATTGCACTTAGTAAGAGAAGCAAGGAGGCTGAGACGGCTTTCCTGAGCGTTTACAAGCAGTTAATCGAAGCTCCAG ATCCCGCTCCTGTGCTGGAGGCTGCGCGGAGCCTGGAGGAccggctgcagcagctccagcgccTCGAGCCTGAACCCTCTCACCTGAAGGATCTCAACCGCCCCTGGAAGAAGCACCCGGAGCTCATCAGCACCAAAG AGCGCAGGGAGGGGACATCGCCGGCAGTGGCCGAGCCCCCGCAACCTGGCATCGAGGGCAAAGCACCGTGCACAGAgaccctgctgcagagcaatgAGGCAGAACAGCAAAA GGGGCTGCAGGAAGCACAGGTCACTTTGGCCGCTCGGCtgggggaggcagaggagaagaTCAAAGTGCTCCACGCAG cGCTGAAGGCCACCCAGACGGAACTGCTGGAGCTGCGGTGTAAATACGACGAGGAAGCTGCATCCAA GGCAGACGAAGTAGCCATGATCATGACAAACCTGGAGAAAGCCAACCAG CGAGCGGAGGCAGCGCAGAGGGAAGTGGAGAGCTTGCGGGAGCAGCTGGCGGCTGTGAACAGCTCCCTGCGCCTGGCCTGCTGCTCCCCGTCGGGCACTGCTGGG caggaCAAAGTGAACTATTCCATGTGCTCAGGGTCGAGGCTGGAGGCAGCGCTGGCTGCCAAGGACCGGGAGATCCTGCGGCTCCTGAAGGATGTGCAGCACCTGCAGAGCtcgctgcaggagctggaggagtcCTCTGCCAACCAGATCGCTGAGCTGGAGGGGCAGCTGGCTGCCAAGAATGAAGCCATTGAG aagctggaggagaagctgcaggCACAGGCGGACTACGAGGAGATCAAAACAGAGCTGAG catccttaAGGCGATGAAGGTGGCCTCCGCCAGCTGCAGCCTTCCCCAGGCAAGTGCCGCGGCGCGCGCCGGCACGCTCACCGGGCTGTGGCGCCCATGCCAGCCCTGCCGCCGGTGCCTCCGCCGCCCTTTCCCATCTCGGCTTGGCTCCTTGCAGAGCATATCGAAGGCAGAGGaggccctgctgctggggaaggaggcgTTCTACCCCTCCCAGAAGTACCTGCTAGAGAAGCCCAGTCTGATGGCCAGCACTG AAGAGGATCACTCTGAAGATGAGTCGGGAAAGGACTCGCTGGGCATGGAGCAGCCGTACCCATCCCCGCAGCACGCCCCGGCAGAAGAAGCTGCATCCCCCACTCCCATCCCACCTCTGCCTGGCCCTGGCTTGGCCCCTGAGGGACCACGGACATTCTCCTTGTCCCCCTTCCCGGGAGGAGAGCGGCTTTCAGGGGAGCCCAAGGCCCCCCAGCTCCCGACACCCTCCTATAAGAGCGAGAGCACCGGCGTGGGGCCGCCTTTCCCCTCCGGCATCTTCGGTGCCAAAAGCAGCACCGCACACCCCGGTGGCACCGCGCCGGCCACCAGCCCGCCTGGAGAGCCGACCgagagcagcaccagcagcaataCTGAGGAGGAGCAGTTGGACACGGCCGAAATCGCCTTCCAGGTGaaggagcagctgctgaagCACAACATCGGGCAGCGGGTGTTCGGACATTACGTGCTGGGGTTATCGCAGGGCTCCGTCAGCGAGATCCTGGCCCGGCCCAAGCCCTGGCACAAGCTGACGGTGAAGGGCAAGGAGCCGTTCATCAAGATGAAGCAGTTCCTCTCCGACGAGCAGAACGTGCTGGCCCTGAGGACTATCCAGGTGCGCCAGAGAG GTAGCATCACGCCGCGGATCAGGACGCCAGAGACCGGCTCTGACGATGCCATCAAGAGCATCCTGGAGCAGGCGAAGAAGGAGATCGAGTCACAGAAGGGAG ggGAACCCAAAACATCATCAGCATCACAAGCGGTGGCCAACGGGGCAGGCGGCAGCAGCTCGGAAGATGCCATCAAGAGCATCCTGGAGCAGGCACGGCGGGAGATGCAGGCGCAGCAGCAGGCGCTGTTGGAGATGGAATCGGGGGGCAGCGGGCGCCCCGGGGACACACCACCCACCGAGCGCTCCACGCTGGCCACTGTCAGCCAGAACATTGTCCCCACCTACGTCAAGCAAGAGGAGGGGAATGGGGCCAGCCCTGGCCCCCCGCAGACACCCCTGGCTGTCCTCTCCCCTGCCGCCTTTGTCCAGAGCATCATCCGGAAGGTGAAGTCAGAGATTGGCGATGCTGGCTCCTACTTTGACCAGCACTGGGCATCGGAGCGGAGCCTGCTCAGCCGACCTTACACCTCCGTCTCGCCTTCgctgtcctcctcctcctcaagcTACTCCAGCATGGCCAATGGCCGGGGCTGGCCGCGGGGTGAGCCCGGTGAAGGGGGCACCAATGAGGACGAGCTGCTGCCGGCAGATGATGAGCCACATCGGCTCACCGAGGTGAAGGCAGAGGGAGCCGGCACGGAGCCGGCTGCTGGTGGTCGCCTCTCTTACTACCCCACCTATGTGCCACGGACCCTGAAGCCCACGGTGCCGCCGCTGACCCCGGAGCAGTACGAGATGTACATGTACAGGGAGGTGGACACGCTGGAGCTGACCCGGCAGGTCAAGGAGAAGTTGGCCAAGAACGGCATCTGCCAAAGGATCTTCGGAGAGAAG GTGCTGGGGCTGTCCCAGGGCAGCGTGAGCGACATGCTGTCACGGCCCAAGCCATGGAGCAAGCTGACGCAGAAGGGTCGGGAGCCCTTCATCCGCATGCAGCTCTGGCTGACGGACCAGCTGGGCCAAGGCATCAGCCAGCAGCCAACACCTTCCCAAG GGTCCCTGCCCTCTCCCATCCCACCATCCCCGCTGACCCCTCTGCCCCGGTGTCACACAGCCAGCCCGGTGGAGCCCCAGCCGTCCCCCTCGCcgccccccagccccgctgAGCACGAAAAGGGCTGCCAGGAGCCCCTCACCCTGGCCTTGGagagcagcaaagaaaaccagcagcCCGAGAGCCGGTCCACGCCTGCGCTGGGTGGGAAGACGTACCCCAACAGCCAGGGACCTGTGGGCATCCAGGAGATCGTTGCCATGTCCCCGGAGCTGGACACCTACTCCATCACCAAGAAGGTCAAGGAGGTCTTGACGGACAACAATTTAG GCCAGCGGCTGTTTGGGGAGAGCATCCTGGGCCTGACGCAGGGCTCGGTGTCCGATCTCCTCTCCAGGCCCAAGCCGTGGCACAAGCTGAGCCTGAAGGGGAGGGAGCCCTTCGTCCGCATGCAGCTCTGGCTCAACGACCCCCTCAATGTGGAGAAGCTGCGCGACATGaagaagctggagaagaaag cctACCTGAAGCGTCGGTACGGGCTGATGAGCGCCGGCTCGGACAGCGAGTCCCCCAGTGCCCGCTCCGAGTGCgccagccccagcctgcagccGCAGGACCTCAGCCTCCTCCAGATCAAGAAGCCACGAGTGGTGCTGGCCCCGGAGGAGAAGGAAGCCTTGAAGAAAGCCTATCAGCTGGAGCCCTACCCCTCGCAGCAGACCATCGAGCTGCTCTCCTTCCAGCTCAACCTCAAGACCAACACCGTCATCAACTGGTTCCACAACTACAG GTCACGGATGCGGCgggagatgctggtggaggGCGCACCGGACAACGACACGGATCCGGAGCAGAGCAGTGGGACACCCATCCCCGTGCACCGGGCCCCCCATAGCCCCGATTCGGACACAGAGGACCGTAAACCTGTGTTTGCGGGGGGCGAGCACCCCTGTGCCGCTGTGAAGGTGaaggaggagcagggggaggcaggaggctggggccgccgGCGGGACTCACACAGCCCGGCTGGGGCGGCCGAGGGCACCGGACCCCCGCAGGAGGATCGGGGGGCAGCCCCCCACGCTGCTGCCCCCAGTGCCGGCAGCCTCCCGCGGCGGGGGGGCCGTGCCGGTGCCGCCACCGTGGGCCCCCCACCGCCGCCACCGCCGCATCCCGACAGCTCCCAGTCCTCATCGGGGTCATCCCGTTGCAGCTTGGAGGTCTCCCCAACATCGCCCTCGGCAGCATCCTCGCCCGGCCTCGCCGGCTCGGCCTCACCGGGGCCATCCTCCGCTGGACCGGTGTCACCGGCGCTGC
- the CUX2 gene encoding homeobox protein cut-like 2 isoform X3, protein MVLWRYQPKRGVETAFAIAVFQPLSQMHLDIRKGIHLLSPCNNTAAIPSCLFDDPAPVLEAARSLEDRLQQLQRLEPEPSHLKDLNRPWKKHPELISTKERREGTSPAVAEPPQPGIEGKAPCTETLLQSNEAEQQKGLQEAQVTLAARLGEAEEKIKVLHAALKATQTELLELRCKYDEEAASKADEVAMIMTNLEKANQRAEAAQREVESLREQLAAVNSSLRLACCSPSGTAGQDKVNYSMCSGSRLEAALAAKDREILRLLKDVQHLQSSLQELEESSANQIAELEGQLAAKNEAIEKLEEKLQAQADYEEIKTELSILKAMKVASASCSLPQASAAARAGTLTGLWRPCQPCRRCLRRPFPSRLGSLQSISKAEEALLLGKEAFYPSQKYLLEKPSLMASTEEDHSEDESGKDSLGMEQPYPSPQHAPAEEAASPTPIPPLPGPGLAPEGPRTFSLSPFPGGERLSGEPKAPQLPTPSYKSESTGVGPPFPSGIFGAKSSTAHPGGTAPATSPPGEPTESSTSSNTEEEQLDTAEIAFQVKEQLLKHNIGQRVFGHYVLGLSQGSVSEILARPKPWHKLTVKGKEPFIKMKQFLSDEQNVLALRTIQVRQRGSITPRIRTPETGSDDAIKSILEQAKKEIESQKGGEPKTSSASQAVANGAGGSSSEDAIKSILEQARREMQAQQQALLEMESGGSGRPGDTPPTERSTLATVSQNIVPTYVKQEEGNGASPGPPQTPLAVLSPAAFVQSIIRKVKSEIGDAGSYFDQHWASERSLLSRPYTSVSPSLSSSSSSYSSMANGRGWPRGEPGEGGTNEDELLPADDEPHRLTEVKAEGAGTEPAAGGRLSYYPTYVPRTLKPTVPPLTPEQYEMYMYREVDTLELTRQVKEKLAKNGICQRIFGEKVLGLSQGSVSDMLSRPKPWSKLTQKGREPFIRMQLWLTDQLGQGISQQPTPSQGSLPSPIPPSPLTPLPRCHTASPVEPQPSPSPPPSPAEHEKGCQEPLTLALESSKENQQPESRSTPALGGKTYPNSQGPVGIQEIVAMSPELDTYSITKKVKEVLTDNNLGQRLFGESILGLTQGSVSDLLSRPKPWHKLSLKGREPFVRMQLWLNDPLNVEKLRDMKKLEKKAYLKRRYGLMSAGSDSESPSARSECASPSLQPQDLSLLQIKKPRVVLAPEEKEALKKAYQLEPYPSQQTIELLSFQLNLKTNTVINWFHNYRSRMRREMLVEGAPDNDTDPEQSSGTPIPVHRAPHSPDSDTEDRKPVFAGGEHPCAAVKVKEEQGEAGGWGRRRDSHSPAGAAEGTGPPQEDRGAAPHAAAPSAGSLPRRGGRAGAATVGPPPPPPPHPDSSQSSSGSSRCSLEVSPTSPSAASSPGLAGSASPGPSSAGPVSPALPPAPGPRLSTSVQRRHEKMANLNNIIHRLERAANREEALEWEF, encoded by the exons ATGGTGCTCTGGAGATACCAGCCGAAGAGAGGAGTGGAAACAGCTTTTGCCATCGCTGTGTTTCAGCCCCTGAGCCAAATGCATCTTGACATTAGGAAAGGAATACATTTGCTCAGCCCTTGTAATAACACTGCGGCTATCCCCAGTTGTCTTTTTGACG ATCCCGCTCCTGTGCTGGAGGCTGCGCGGAGCCTGGAGGAccggctgcagcagctccagcgccTCGAGCCTGAACCCTCTCACCTGAAGGATCTCAACCGCCCCTGGAAGAAGCACCCGGAGCTCATCAGCACCAAAG AGCGCAGGGAGGGGACATCGCCGGCAGTGGCCGAGCCCCCGCAACCTGGCATCGAGGGCAAAGCACCGTGCACAGAgaccctgctgcagagcaatgAGGCAGAACAGCAAAA GGGGCTGCAGGAAGCACAGGTCACTTTGGCCGCTCGGCtgggggaggcagaggagaagaTCAAAGTGCTCCACGCAG cGCTGAAGGCCACCCAGACGGAACTGCTGGAGCTGCGGTGTAAATACGACGAGGAAGCTGCATCCAA GGCAGACGAAGTAGCCATGATCATGACAAACCTGGAGAAAGCCAACCAG CGAGCGGAGGCAGCGCAGAGGGAAGTGGAGAGCTTGCGGGAGCAGCTGGCGGCTGTGAACAGCTCCCTGCGCCTGGCCTGCTGCTCCCCGTCGGGCACTGCTGGG caggaCAAAGTGAACTATTCCATGTGCTCAGGGTCGAGGCTGGAGGCAGCGCTGGCTGCCAAGGACCGGGAGATCCTGCGGCTCCTGAAGGATGTGCAGCACCTGCAGAGCtcgctgcaggagctggaggagtcCTCTGCCAACCAGATCGCTGAGCTGGAGGGGCAGCTGGCTGCCAAGAATGAAGCCATTGAG aagctggaggagaagctgcaggCACAGGCGGACTACGAGGAGATCAAAACAGAGCTGAG catccttaAGGCGATGAAGGTGGCCTCCGCCAGCTGCAGCCTTCCCCAGGCAAGTGCCGCGGCGCGCGCCGGCACGCTCACCGGGCTGTGGCGCCCATGCCAGCCCTGCCGCCGGTGCCTCCGCCGCCCTTTCCCATCTCGGCTTGGCTCCTTGCAGAGCATATCGAAGGCAGAGGaggccctgctgctggggaaggaggcgTTCTACCCCTCCCAGAAGTACCTGCTAGAGAAGCCCAGTCTGATGGCCAGCACTG AAGAGGATCACTCTGAAGATGAGTCGGGAAAGGACTCGCTGGGCATGGAGCAGCCGTACCCATCCCCGCAGCACGCCCCGGCAGAAGAAGCTGCATCCCCCACTCCCATCCCACCTCTGCCTGGCCCTGGCTTGGCCCCTGAGGGACCACGGACATTCTCCTTGTCCCCCTTCCCGGGAGGAGAGCGGCTTTCAGGGGAGCCCAAGGCCCCCCAGCTCCCGACACCCTCCTATAAGAGCGAGAGCACCGGCGTGGGGCCGCCTTTCCCCTCCGGCATCTTCGGTGCCAAAAGCAGCACCGCACACCCCGGTGGCACCGCGCCGGCCACCAGCCCGCCTGGAGAGCCGACCgagagcagcaccagcagcaataCTGAGGAGGAGCAGTTGGACACGGCCGAAATCGCCTTCCAGGTGaaggagcagctgctgaagCACAACATCGGGCAGCGGGTGTTCGGACATTACGTGCTGGGGTTATCGCAGGGCTCCGTCAGCGAGATCCTGGCCCGGCCCAAGCCCTGGCACAAGCTGACGGTGAAGGGCAAGGAGCCGTTCATCAAGATGAAGCAGTTCCTCTCCGACGAGCAGAACGTGCTGGCCCTGAGGACTATCCAGGTGCGCCAGAGAG GTAGCATCACGCCGCGGATCAGGACGCCAGAGACCGGCTCTGACGATGCCATCAAGAGCATCCTGGAGCAGGCGAAGAAGGAGATCGAGTCACAGAAGGGAG ggGAACCCAAAACATCATCAGCATCACAAGCGGTGGCCAACGGGGCAGGCGGCAGCAGCTCGGAAGATGCCATCAAGAGCATCCTGGAGCAGGCACGGCGGGAGATGCAGGCGCAGCAGCAGGCGCTGTTGGAGATGGAATCGGGGGGCAGCGGGCGCCCCGGGGACACACCACCCACCGAGCGCTCCACGCTGGCCACTGTCAGCCAGAACATTGTCCCCACCTACGTCAAGCAAGAGGAGGGGAATGGGGCCAGCCCTGGCCCCCCGCAGACACCCCTGGCTGTCCTCTCCCCTGCCGCCTTTGTCCAGAGCATCATCCGGAAGGTGAAGTCAGAGATTGGCGATGCTGGCTCCTACTTTGACCAGCACTGGGCATCGGAGCGGAGCCTGCTCAGCCGACCTTACACCTCCGTCTCGCCTTCgctgtcctcctcctcctcaagcTACTCCAGCATGGCCAATGGCCGGGGCTGGCCGCGGGGTGAGCCCGGTGAAGGGGGCACCAATGAGGACGAGCTGCTGCCGGCAGATGATGAGCCACATCGGCTCACCGAGGTGAAGGCAGAGGGAGCCGGCACGGAGCCGGCTGCTGGTGGTCGCCTCTCTTACTACCCCACCTATGTGCCACGGACCCTGAAGCCCACGGTGCCGCCGCTGACCCCGGAGCAGTACGAGATGTACATGTACAGGGAGGTGGACACGCTGGAGCTGACCCGGCAGGTCAAGGAGAAGTTGGCCAAGAACGGCATCTGCCAAAGGATCTTCGGAGAGAAG GTGCTGGGGCTGTCCCAGGGCAGCGTGAGCGACATGCTGTCACGGCCCAAGCCATGGAGCAAGCTGACGCAGAAGGGTCGGGAGCCCTTCATCCGCATGCAGCTCTGGCTGACGGACCAGCTGGGCCAAGGCATCAGCCAGCAGCCAACACCTTCCCAAG GGTCCCTGCCCTCTCCCATCCCACCATCCCCGCTGACCCCTCTGCCCCGGTGTCACACAGCCAGCCCGGTGGAGCCCCAGCCGTCCCCCTCGCcgccccccagccccgctgAGCACGAAAAGGGCTGCCAGGAGCCCCTCACCCTGGCCTTGGagagcagcaaagaaaaccagcagcCCGAGAGCCGGTCCACGCCTGCGCTGGGTGGGAAGACGTACCCCAACAGCCAGGGACCTGTGGGCATCCAGGAGATCGTTGCCATGTCCCCGGAGCTGGACACCTACTCCATCACCAAGAAGGTCAAGGAGGTCTTGACGGACAACAATTTAG GCCAGCGGCTGTTTGGGGAGAGCATCCTGGGCCTGACGCAGGGCTCGGTGTCCGATCTCCTCTCCAGGCCCAAGCCGTGGCACAAGCTGAGCCTGAAGGGGAGGGAGCCCTTCGTCCGCATGCAGCTCTGGCTCAACGACCCCCTCAATGTGGAGAAGCTGCGCGACATGaagaagctggagaagaaag cctACCTGAAGCGTCGGTACGGGCTGATGAGCGCCGGCTCGGACAGCGAGTCCCCCAGTGCCCGCTCCGAGTGCgccagccccagcctgcagccGCAGGACCTCAGCCTCCTCCAGATCAAGAAGCCACGAGTGGTGCTGGCCCCGGAGGAGAAGGAAGCCTTGAAGAAAGCCTATCAGCTGGAGCCCTACCCCTCGCAGCAGACCATCGAGCTGCTCTCCTTCCAGCTCAACCTCAAGACCAACACCGTCATCAACTGGTTCCACAACTACAG GTCACGGATGCGGCgggagatgctggtggaggGCGCACCGGACAACGACACGGATCCGGAGCAGAGCAGTGGGACACCCATCCCCGTGCACCGGGCCCCCCATAGCCCCGATTCGGACACAGAGGACCGTAAACCTGTGTTTGCGGGGGGCGAGCACCCCTGTGCCGCTGTGAAGGTGaaggaggagcagggggaggcaggaggctggggccgccgGCGGGACTCACACAGCCCGGCTGGGGCGGCCGAGGGCACCGGACCCCCGCAGGAGGATCGGGGGGCAGCCCCCCACGCTGCTGCCCCCAGTGCCGGCAGCCTCCCGCGGCGGGGGGGCCGTGCCGGTGCCGCCACCGTGGGCCCCCCACCGCCGCCACCGCCGCATCCCGACAGCTCCCAGTCCTCATCGGGGTCATCCCGTTGCAGCTTGGAGGTCTCCCCAACATCGCCCTCGGCAGCATCCTCGCCCGGCCTCGCCGGCTCGGCCTCACCGGGGCCATCCTCCGCTGGACCGGTGTCACCGGCGCTGC